In a single window of the Methylophaga frappieri genome:
- the ntrC gene encoding nitrogen regulation protein NR(I) — protein MANKPNVWIVDDDRSIRWVLQKALESVDISVQSFENADLALRALKQEAQSNPDVLVSDIRMPGMDGLQLLADIQLHQPELPVIIMTAYSDLDSAVSVYEGGAFEYLPKPFDVDEAVELVQRAIAHRQQKHDEPDDAINLGTEIIGEAPAMQEVFRAIGRLARSNITVLINGESGTGKELVAHALHKHSPRRTAPFIALNMAAIPKELLESELFGHEKGAFTGAHAARKGRFEQANGGTLFLDEIGDMPIELQTRLLRVLSDGEYFRVGGHSAVKADVRIIAATHQNLEQRVERGDFREDLFHRLNVIRIHIPALRERREDIPALVAYFLSKAARELNMATKSVAAEVDNYLSQLTWPGNVRQLENVCRWLMVMSPGQVVQMDDLPGELSAENHDDTSRRHGDWQQLFKQWAAAKALTGQEGALADVVPMIENVLMEVALEKTAGKRQEAAKLLGWGRNTLTRKLKEN, from the coding sequence GTGGCTAATAAACCAAACGTATGGATAGTCGACGATGATCGTTCAATTCGCTGGGTCTTGCAGAAAGCGCTTGAATCTGTCGATATCAGCGTTCAATCATTCGAAAATGCCGATTTGGCACTCCGCGCATTAAAGCAGGAAGCGCAGTCCAACCCTGACGTATTAGTCAGCGACATTCGGATGCCAGGCATGGATGGCTTGCAATTACTGGCCGATATTCAACTGCACCAGCCTGAGTTACCGGTGATTATCATGACCGCCTATTCCGATCTGGACAGCGCCGTGTCAGTGTATGAAGGCGGTGCTTTTGAATATTTACCAAAACCGTTTGATGTGGATGAAGCGGTCGAATTAGTACAACGTGCCATTGCTCACCGCCAACAAAAACATGATGAACCGGATGATGCAATTAATCTGGGTACCGAAATTATTGGTGAAGCACCGGCCATGCAAGAGGTGTTTCGGGCGATTGGACGCCTGGCGCGATCGAATATTACGGTTTTGATTAATGGTGAATCAGGTACCGGTAAAGAATTGGTCGCTCATGCCTTACACAAGCATAGTCCACGGCGAACGGCGCCATTTATTGCATTGAACATGGCTGCCATTCCCAAAGAATTACTGGAGTCAGAGCTGTTTGGTCATGAAAAAGGGGCTTTTACCGGAGCGCATGCCGCTCGAAAAGGGCGCTTTGAACAAGCGAACGGTGGCACCTTATTTCTTGATGAAATTGGCGACATGCCAATTGAGCTGCAAACTCGGTTGTTACGGGTATTGTCTGATGGCGAGTACTTTCGCGTTGGTGGACATAGTGCGGTAAAAGCCGATGTTCGGATTATTGCCGCGACGCACCAAAATTTGGAACAACGGGTTGAACGGGGCGATTTTCGAGAAGATTTATTTCATCGACTCAACGTCATCCGGATCCATATACCGGCACTCAGGGAAAGACGTGAAGATATACCAGCGCTAGTGGCCTATTTTTTAAGCAAAGCGGCACGCGAATTGAACATGGCAACTAAATCGGTGGCAGCAGAAGTCGATAATTATCTGTCTCAATTAACTTGGCCAGGCAATGTTAGACAATTAGAAAATGTTTGTCGTTGGCTAATGGTTATGTCTCCGGGGCAAGTTGTACAAATGGATGATCTTCCCGGTGAGCTATCAGCTGAAAATCATGATGACACGAGTCGTCGTCATGGTGACTGGCAGCAACTATTTAAACAGTGGGCCGCAGCCAAGGCCTTGACCGGGCAGGAAGGGGCTTTGGCCGATGTGGTGCCAATGATTGAAAATGTGTTGATGGAAGTCGCTTTGGAAAAAACAGCAGGTAAACGTCAGGAAGCTGCCAAGTTGTTGGGATGGGGGCGAAATACGTTGACCAGAAAATTAAAAGAGAATTGA
- the glnL gene encoding nitrogen regulation protein NR(II) translates to MKSDHLLMNDELIACTDVLENLATAVLVLDTQCRVCYINTATEIMFEISQRQAEHIPFQMLLPGELRLQKSIQRVLSSGQALIEREITLFLPASGEIVVDCAIKLMDLGESYLLIELSQLDYQQRVNRDENLQTQQQVVRGLAHEIKNPLGGLRGAAQLLERQLDSDDLKEYTRIIISEADRLQNLMTRMLGPYQQSDKTAVNIHEILQRVRQLVDIEVDERLQFIVDYDPSIPDLHADFDQLIQIFLNIVRNAVQAMHGIGIIRLRTRIQRNLTIDKSFYKLGVLAEVEDNGPGIPKHLQDSLFYPLVTGRADGTGLGLYLVQNLVQRNDGTVICSSHPGQTVFSVTFPLESS, encoded by the coding sequence ATGAAAAGTGATCACCTGCTGATGAATGATGAGTTAATTGCCTGTACAGATGTCTTGGAGAATCTGGCGACGGCGGTACTGGTGCTCGATACACAGTGCCGAGTTTGTTATATCAATACCGCCACAGAAATCATGTTTGAGATTTCGCAACGTCAGGCAGAGCACATTCCCTTTCAAATGCTTTTACCCGGCGAGTTGCGCCTTCAGAAATCGATCCAGCGTGTGCTTAGCAGTGGTCAAGCATTGATCGAACGAGAAATTACGTTATTTTTGCCGGCGAGTGGCGAAATTGTGGTGGATTGTGCCATTAAACTGATGGACCTTGGTGAGTCGTATTTGCTGATTGAATTGTCTCAATTGGATTATCAACAGCGCGTAAACCGGGATGAAAACTTACAGACGCAACAACAGGTTGTTCGCGGTCTGGCACATGAGATAAAAAACCCTTTAGGCGGATTAAGAGGCGCAGCGCAGTTGCTTGAAAGGCAACTGGACTCAGACGATCTGAAAGAATATACCCGTATCATTATCAGCGAAGCAGATCGCCTACAAAATCTGATGACCAGAATGTTAGGACCGTATCAGCAATCTGACAAAACAGCGGTCAATATTCATGAAATTTTGCAACGTGTTCGGCAGCTGGTTGATATCGAAGTTGATGAGCGACTTCAATTTATTGTCGATTATGACCCAAGTATTCCAGATTTACATGCCGACTTTGATCAACTCATCCAGATTTTTCTCAATATCGTTCGTAATGCGGTCCAAGCGATGCACGGTATTGGCATCATCCGCCTGCGCACCCGTATTCAGCGTAACCTGACGATTGATAAGTCCTTCTATAAATTAGGGGTGTTGGCTGAAGTCGAAGATAACGGACCGGGTATTCCCAAACATTTACAAGACAGTTTGTTTTATCCGTTGGTCACCGGCCGTGCTGATGGCACCGGTCTGGGTTTATACCTGGTTCAAAACTTGGTGCAACGCAATGATGGGACGGTGATATGCAGCAGCCATCCTGGGCAAACAGTCTTTTCTGTAACTTTTCCGCTGGAGTCAAGCTAA
- a CDS encoding DUF4124 domain-containing protein, translating into MYHPLLVMPIWLAYIVGMKKIIALLLCFLPVVITAEVYRWVDENGNTVFSDQPVENAEPVDLPEASTYSPVDLPDIDPDSDETDSDLTEEEATAVPDYEIGVVSPQDDETMRINNGNLTVNIEIRPALSSDRQDKIQLNLDGRPHGEPLPQLSFSLENLDRGTHTLSASVINQNGEVIAESPQIKFHLQRNSILLNPNTRNVPAP; encoded by the coding sequence TTGTATCATCCTCTACTTGTCATGCCTATCTGGCTGGCCTATATTGTTGGTATGAAAAAAATAATTGCTTTGCTGCTTTGTTTTTTACCAGTTGTTATTACGGCTGAGGTTTATCGTTGGGTTGATGAAAATGGTAATACCGTTTTTTCAGATCAACCTGTCGAAAATGCTGAGCCGGTCGATTTACCTGAAGCATCGACCTATTCCCCAGTTGACCTGCCTGATATTGATCCCGATTCTGATGAGACTGATAGTGACCTAACAGAAGAGGAAGCAACGGCGGTGCCTGATTATGAGATTGGTGTTGTGAGTCCGCAAGATGATGAAACGATGCGGATCAACAATGGAAATTTAACGGTGAATATCGAAATACGCCCCGCATTAAGCAGTGACAGGCAAGATAAGATTCAACTGAATCTTGATGGCCGCCCCCATGGCGAACCCTTGCCCCAGTTAAGCTTCTCTCTCGAAAATCTTGATCGAGGCACCCATACGCTGTCAGCCAGTGTGATTAATCAAAATGGTGAAGTTATCGCCGAAAGCCCGCAAATCAAGTTTCACTTGCAACGCAATAGTATTTTATTGAACCCTAATACGCGTAACGTGCCAGCGCCCTAG
- the glnA gene encoding glutamate--ammonia ligase, which yields MSVENVLQMIKDEEVKFVDFRFTDTRGKEQHVSYPAHGIDEDTFSEGVMFDGSSVAGWKGINESDMILMPDPETAVLDPFMDDITLIIRCDIVEPATMQGYERDPRSVAKRAEAYLQSTGMADVAYFGPEPEFFILDDVRWGSNISGSFYKIDSDESSWNTEKVFPDGNKGHRPSVKGGYFPVPPVDSLQDIRSAMCLTMEEMGLVTEVHHHEVATAGQCEIGTKFNTLVKKADEVQILKYVVHNVAHVYGKTATFMPKPLVGDNGSGMHVHQSIAKDGDNLFTGNKYGGLSETALYYIGGIIKHARALNAFTNSSTNSYKRLVPGFEAPVMLAYSARNRSASIRIPFVSNPKGRRIEVRFPDPSANPYLAFSAMLMAGLDGIKNKIHPGDAMDKDLYDLPPEESANIPTVCHALDQALNALDQDRAFLTEGGVFTDDMIDGYIALKMEEVTRLRMETHPAEFDLYYSV from the coding sequence ATGTCAGTCGAAAATGTTTTACAGATGATCAAGGACGAAGAAGTCAAATTCGTCGATTTCCGTTTTACCGACACTCGTGGTAAAGAACAGCATGTTTCTTATCCGGCGCATGGTATTGATGAAGATACCTTTTCTGAAGGTGTGATGTTTGACGGTTCATCTGTTGCTGGCTGGAAAGGAATTAATGAATCAGACATGATTCTGATGCCGGACCCGGAAACGGCCGTGTTAGACCCTTTCATGGATGACATTACCTTAATCATTCGTTGCGACATCGTTGAACCAGCGACAATGCAAGGCTATGAACGTGATCCCCGCAGTGTTGCTAAGCGGGCGGAAGCTTACTTGCAATCTACCGGCATGGCCGATGTCGCTTATTTTGGCCCAGAACCGGAATTCTTCATCCTTGATGATGTGCGTTGGGGCAGTAATATTTCAGGGTCTTTCTACAAAATTGATTCGGATGAGTCTTCGTGGAATACCGAAAAAGTCTTCCCTGATGGCAACAAAGGTCACCGCCCAAGTGTGAAAGGCGGCTATTTCCCTGTACCCCCCGTCGACTCTTTGCAAGATATCCGTTCAGCAATGTGTCTGACCATGGAAGAAATGGGGCTGGTAACTGAAGTACATCACCATGAAGTGGCGACAGCGGGGCAGTGTGAAATCGGCACCAAATTCAACACGTTAGTCAAAAAAGCTGACGAAGTACAGATTTTGAAATATGTCGTTCACAATGTTGCGCACGTTTACGGTAAAACAGCGACCTTTATGCCAAAACCATTAGTCGGTGACAATGGTAGTGGTATGCATGTTCACCAATCCATTGCTAAAGATGGTGATAATTTGTTTACTGGTAACAAGTACGGTGGTCTGTCAGAAACAGCGTTGTACTATATCGGCGGTATTATCAAACATGCCCGTGCGCTTAATGCCTTTACTAACTCCAGCACCAATAGCTACAAACGCCTGGTACCGGGCTTTGAAGCCCCGGTCATGCTGGCTTATTCAGCACGAAATCGTAGTGCGTCAATCCGTATTCCTTTTGTCAGTAACCCTAAAGGACGCCGTATCGAAGTGCGTTTCCCAGATCCTTCAGCAAACCCTTATCTGGCATTCAGTGCCATGTTGATGGCGGGTCTTGATGGCATTAAAAACAAGATCCACCCGGGCGATGCGATGGATAAAGACTTGTACGATTTGCCGCCAGAAGAATCTGCAAATATCCCGACAGTATGTCATGCGCTGGATCAAGCATTGAATGCTTTGGATCAAGATCGTGCCTTTCTGACTGAAGGCGGTGTTTTCACCGACGATATGATTGATGGTTATATCGCGCTGAAAATGGAAGAAGTCACCCGTCTGCGTATGGAAACACATCCTGCTGAGTTTGATCTGTACTACAGTGTCTAA
- a CDS encoding sulfurtransferase TusA family protein, giving the protein MSHHYLNAERLLCPMPVIRTQDKVKQLQAGDTLAISCTDPGALHDIPAWARIHGHEITEQQTREAGWVITVRVGASH; this is encoded by the coding sequence ATGAGTCACCATTACCTGAATGCGGAGCGCCTTTTATGCCCGATGCCGGTGATTCGGACTCAAGATAAAGTAAAGCAGTTACAAGCGGGCGATACACTGGCAATCAGCTGCACCGATCCGGGTGCATTGCATGATATTCCGGCATGGGCGAGAATCCATGGTCATGAAATAACCGAACAGCAAACGCGCGAAGCGGGCTGGGTCATTACGGTCAGAGTTGGTGCGTCGCACTAA
- a CDS encoding tRNA (5-methylaminomethyl-2-thiouridylate)-methyltransferase, with protein sequence MADRPHKAIALLSGGLDSMLAVRVIQEQGIEVEGINFYTGFCVEGHTHAIRNEHREKTKRNNALWSAEQLGIKLHIVDVIEEYKDVLLNPRHGYGSHMNPCLDCKVFMVRKAVEWIRENYHNHFDFIITGEVIGQRPKSQLKKSMPVVARESGAEDILLRPLCAKNLAPTKPEREGWINRDQLYGFSGRNRTPQMKLAASFGFTDYAAPAGGCCFLTDASYSGKLVDLWQARQSRDYELDDIMLLKVGRHLRPEKTFKVIVARDQGECKFMEGYRNQYVSLTPVSHKGPMALIDGDISSAQLDLAASIVARFGQGKLADEVMLEVRKPDNHREMVKIRPMPAAQIPQSWYL encoded by the coding sequence ATGGCTGATCGTCCCCATAAGGCCATTGCTTTACTTTCTGGTGGTTTGGACTCGATGTTGGCGGTCCGCGTCATTCAGGAACAGGGTATCGAGGTTGAAGGGATAAATTTTTATACGGGCTTTTGTGTCGAAGGCCATACGCATGCAATTCGCAATGAGCATCGAGAAAAAACTAAACGCAATAATGCCTTATGGTCAGCAGAGCAGTTGGGAATAAAACTACATATTGTTGATGTCATAGAAGAGTACAAGGATGTTTTGCTAAATCCGCGACATGGCTATGGCAGCCATATGAACCCTTGTCTTGATTGTAAGGTATTTATGGTTCGCAAAGCCGTTGAATGGATTCGGGAAAATTATCACAATCATTTCGACTTTATTATTACCGGAGAAGTCATCGGCCAACGGCCTAAATCACAGCTAAAAAAGAGCATGCCCGTTGTCGCGAGAGAATCTGGTGCCGAGGATATATTGCTCAGACCGCTCTGTGCGAAGAATCTGGCGCCGACAAAACCGGAACGTGAAGGTTGGATTAATCGTGACCAACTTTATGGTTTTTCCGGGCGTAATCGTACGCCGCAAATGAAGCTGGCGGCGTCATTTGGCTTTACAGATTATGCTGCGCCGGCCGGCGGCTGTTGTTTTCTGACGGATGCCAGCTATTCAGGCAAACTGGTCGATTTGTGGCAGGCGCGTCAGTCACGGGATTATGAGTTAGATGACATTATGTTATTAAAAGTTGGGCGTCACTTGCGTCCTGAAAAAACGTTTAAGGTTATCGTGGCGCGAGATCAAGGTGAATGTAAATTCATGGAGGGATATCGCAACCAATATGTCAGTCTCACTCCGGTCAGTCATAAAGGTCCAATGGCGTTAATTGATGGCGATATCTCGTCTGCTCAATTAGACTTGGCTGCGTCGATTGTGGCGCGATTTGGTCAGGGCAAACTGGCCGATGAAGTGATGCTTGAAGTGAGAAAACCGGATAACCATCGGGAAATGGTAAAAATTCGGCCTATGCCAGCGGCTCAGATCCCGCAAAGTTGGTATTTATGA
- the tldD gene encoding metalloprotease TldD, with amino-acid sequence MSTAYLDVVTASLLTPASLQLQDAEAALAKTMRPGVDYADLYFQRNRSENWLLEDGIIKDGGFHLEQGVGVRAISGEKTGFAYSDNLEKSALLQAGDAASSVVKSGQQKKISLASMVRATPYYAATDPISTLSADAKLDLLRRADTAAREADPRVKRVTVSLAGEEDLVFILASDGTLAADVRPLIRLNVSVIVESDGRRERGSAGGGRRLDYQYFVADDLPESFAKEAVRQALVNLEAVDAPAGSMPVVLASGWPGVLLHEAVGHGLEGDFNRRGSSAFSGRIGEQVASSLCTVVDDGTLSDRRGSLTVDDEGTPTQCTTLIENGRLTGYMQDKLNARLMGMPTTGNGRRESYAHLPMPRMTNTYMLAGPHKPDEIISSVKKGIYAVNFGGGQVDITSGKFVFSSSEAYLIENGKVTRPVKGATLIGNGPDVMNCISMVADDVALDSGIGNCGKDGQSVPVGVGQPTLKVDKLTVGGTA; translated from the coding sequence ATGAGCACAGCCTATCTTGATGTCGTGACAGCATCATTGCTGACCCCGGCGTCACTTCAGTTGCAAGATGCTGAAGCTGCACTGGCCAAAACAATGCGGCCAGGCGTGGACTATGCGGATCTCTATTTTCAGCGTAATCGCAGTGAAAACTGGTTACTTGAAGACGGGATCATCAAGGATGGTGGTTTTCACCTTGAGCAAGGCGTTGGCGTTCGTGCCATTAGCGGTGAAAAAACGGGATTTGCTTATTCAGACAATTTAGAAAAATCTGCATTACTCCAAGCCGGTGATGCAGCCAGTTCTGTAGTGAAGTCAGGGCAGCAGAAAAAAATTAGTCTGGCTAGCATGGTACGCGCTACACCCTATTACGCCGCTACTGACCCGATTTCGACTTTATCCGCTGATGCCAAACTGGATTTGCTACGGCGAGCCGATACCGCAGCTAGAGAGGCTGACCCCAGAGTCAAGCGAGTAACGGTCAGTCTTGCCGGTGAAGAAGATCTGGTTTTTATTCTGGCCAGTGATGGTACGTTGGCAGCAGATGTCCGTCCTCTTATTCGTTTAAATGTCAGCGTCATTGTCGAGTCGGATGGCCGACGTGAGCGGGGTAGTGCCGGCGGTGGCAGACGACTCGATTATCAGTATTTTGTTGCGGATGACTTACCAGAATCTTTTGCCAAAGAAGCCGTGCGGCAGGCGTTGGTTAATCTGGAAGCAGTTGATGCCCCGGCTGGCAGTATGCCTGTGGTACTGGCATCAGGTTGGCCTGGTGTTTTATTGCATGAGGCCGTTGGGCATGGGCTTGAGGGAGATTTTAATCGACGCGGTAGCTCTGCTTTTTCAGGCAGAATTGGTGAGCAGGTCGCCTCGTCACTTTGTACTGTTGTGGATGACGGTACCCTCAGCGATAGGCGTGGATCCCTAACTGTCGATGATGAAGGCACGCCAACACAGTGCACGACCTTGATTGAAAATGGTCGGTTGACAGGCTATATGCAGGATAAACTCAATGCCAGGTTAATGGGTATGCCAACCACCGGCAATGGTCGCCGGGAGTCTTATGCGCATTTACCTATGCCCCGCATGACCAATACTTACATGCTCGCTGGCCCGCATAAGCCCGATGAAATCATCAGCTCAGTAAAAAAAGGCATTTATGCCGTTAATTTTGGTGGCGGTCAGGTCGATATCACCTCAGGCAAATTTGTTTTTTCCAGTAGCGAAGCTTATTTAATCGAAAACGGTAAAGTAACGCGTCCAGTCAAAGGTGCAACATTGATAGGCAATGGGCCTGATGTCATGAATTGTATCAGTATGGTGGCTGATGATGTGGCTTTGGATTCAGGCATTGGCAATTGCGGCAAAGACGGACAAAGTGTCCCGGTTGGTGTTGGGCAACCCACCTTGAAAGTCGACAAGCTGACAGTGGGGGGAACCGCCTAA